One segment of Schistocerca cancellata isolate TAMUIC-IGC-003103 chromosome 2, iqSchCanc2.1, whole genome shotgun sequence DNA contains the following:
- the LOC126157447 gene encoding uncharacterized protein LOC126157447: protein MKTTVMERTRVTLETESIIDNIITNIDSKAYTTKPTKYQHLQSDVEKRTVDRHISSPGNRLKTQCFQRHHNTLLQFSISKNQEEKKNLKNKQWIAKEILEQRPTLREMKQRENIETYRQQQKKYGQLIRQEKVKSINETISKSTNKMRAAWNIINSERGKEKYSQKTRRYNKIITDKTKIANILNNNYTDAIEKLKHGYNSQGTYQTIVTDKPSHSMFLKPVSEKELTNVMKKLKAKTFAGHDEVSNYLIKQVVAEIITPLLDFSNCSFQDGVFPDKLKLLKVVPVYNKGKHDDPNNYRPVSLVSGFSKILEILMLNGLTAYLEKHNVITPAQDRYQKGKSMGTAIESLNESIVQALESGVILDLSKAVDTVDHTVLVKKLENTGICGHTANWITSYLNCKPNDLSCVTSTYLYKSTTINKFTPKVTHDNRRLALFTSLPSNSEFIRSHFVVALTHIQLLCEH, encoded by the exons ATGAAGACAACTGTTATGGAACGCACAAGAGTGACTTTGGAAACTGAGtcaattattgacaatattatCACTAATATAGATAGCAAAGCATATACAACAAAG ccaacaaaatatcaacatcttcaAAGTGATGTTGAGAAAAGAACAGTGGACAGACACATTTCAAGCCCAGGGAACAGATTGAAAACACAATGCTTTCAAAGACACCATAACACATTACTTCAATTTAGCATTTCCAAAAACCAAGAGGAAAAGAAAAATCTCAAAAATAAGCAGTGGATCGCGAAGGAAATATTAGAACAGAGACCTACCTTAAGAGAAATGAAACAGAGAGAAAATATTGAAACCTACAGGCAGCAGCAGAAGAAATATGGGCAGTTGATAAGACAAGAAAAAGTAAAATCAATTAATGAGACTATttcaaaatcaacaaataaaatgaGAGCAGCTTGGAATATAATTAACTCTGAGAGAGGCAAGGAAAAATACTCACAGAAAACAAGAAGGTACAACAAAATCATCACAGATAAAACAAAAATTGCCAACATCCTGAATAATAACTACACAGATGCAATAGAAAAACTAAAGCATGGATATAATAGCCAAGGAACTTACCAAACTATTGTGACAGATAAGCCAAGCCACTCAATGTTCCTGAAACCAGTGTCTGAAAAGGAACTGACAAATGTTATGAAAAAGCTAAAAGCAAAAACGTTTGCTGGACATGATGAAGTGTCAAACTACCTAATCAAGCAGGTGGTAGCAGAAATAATTACGCCACTACTGGATTTTTCCAACTGCTCTTTCCAAGACGGAGTATTTCCAGATAAACTCAAATTGCTTAAAGTAGTACCTGTATACAATAAGGGAAAGCACGACGACCCTAACAACTACAGGCCAGTATCTTTAGTATCAGGCTTCTCCAAAATATTAGAAATTCTTATGCTAAACGGACTAACCGCTTATTTGGAAAAACATAATGTAATAACTCCAGCACAGGACAGATATCAGAAAGGGAAATCAATGGGAACAGCAATTGAATCATTAAACGAATCAATCGTACAGGCCTTGGAGTCTGGAGTTATTCTTGACCTATCCAAGGCGGTTGACACAGTTGATCATACAGTCCTAGTGAAGAAACTAGAGAATACTGGTATTTGTGGACATACAGCAAACTGGATAACATCGTATCTAA ATTGTAAGCCTAATGACCTGTCCTGTGTTACAAGTACATATCTGTACAAAAG TACcacaataaacaaatttacacCGAAGGTAACACATGACAACAGGCGTCTggctttatttacatcattgcctaGCAACTCGGAGTTTATCAGGTCTCATTTTGTAGTTGCGCTGAcacatattcagctactatgtgAACATTAA